One genomic segment of Pseudomonadota bacterium includes these proteins:
- a CDS encoding XrtA system polysaccharide chain length determinant translates to MHDFFKRFLDDFRGAWRFRRYALAAAWAVCLTCWGIVFVMPDEYSASARVFVDTRTALNQYVNGLAIQQDVSAQINFVRQSLLSRPALEKVVRETDLDLRAKTPQARVALVDRLLKEIKITATDAGTGGLVFTLTYNDRDRSTSLRVVEMLMNTFVEDVLGGKQSGSQVGQKFLREQIEEYETRLREAEARLAEFKRRNVGLMPGAQGDYFSRLQNELSGIEKNRADLSIAMSGRGELERQLRGEATSAAHSTASGGSATSETAVRIQEAQGKLDNLLLQYTDKHPDVIALRQTIAQLEERRKAEIAALRGGSGLPAGASSNPVVQSIQLSINRADVDIAALRTRIAEGERNVAELKKLVDTAPEVEAEYTRLNRDYDGMKERYAAFVDRAERAKIGDQAEETDAVRFEVLDPPAAKIEPVAPNRPLLLAGGLLFGLACGAALAVLLHQLRPVFTSSRLLSEVTNLPVLGVVSETWLDKHRSSRRAELIRYSIASGALLVVFLFILRFGNTMIRMVQ, encoded by the coding sequence ATGCACGATTTCTTCAAACGGTTTCTGGACGATTTTCGCGGCGCCTGGCGTTTCCGCCGGTATGCGTTGGCCGCGGCGTGGGCCGTGTGTCTCACGTGCTGGGGAATCGTGTTCGTCATGCCGGATGAATACAGCGCGAGCGCGCGTGTGTTCGTCGATACGCGCACGGCGCTCAACCAGTACGTAAACGGCCTCGCCATCCAGCAGGACGTGAGTGCGCAAATCAACTTCGTGCGCCAGTCCCTGCTCAGCCGTCCGGCGCTCGAAAAAGTGGTGCGCGAGACGGATCTCGATCTGCGTGCGAAGACCCCGCAGGCGCGGGTCGCGCTGGTCGACAGACTGCTCAAGGAAATCAAGATCACGGCGACCGACGCCGGCACGGGCGGCCTCGTGTTCACGCTCACCTACAACGATCGCGACCGGTCGACGAGCCTGCGCGTGGTTGAAATGCTCATGAATACCTTCGTCGAAGACGTGCTCGGCGGCAAACAATCAGGCTCGCAGGTCGGCCAGAAATTCCTGCGCGAGCAGATCGAAGAATACGAAACGCGTTTGCGCGAGGCCGAAGCGCGCCTCGCCGAGTTCAAGCGGCGCAATGTGGGCTTGATGCCCGGCGCGCAGGGCGACTACTTCTCGCGCCTGCAAAATGAATTGTCGGGAATCGAAAAAAACCGCGCGGACTTGTCGATTGCGATGTCCGGCCGTGGCGAACTCGAACGGCAACTGCGCGGGGAAGCGACTTCCGCCGCGCATTCGACGGCGAGCGGTGGTTCCGCGACCAGCGAGACCGCGGTGCGCATCCAGGAGGCGCAGGGGAAACTCGACAACCTGCTGCTGCAGTACACCGACAAACATCCGGACGTGATCGCGCTGCGCCAGACCATCGCGCAGCTCGAGGAGCGTCGCAAGGCGGAGATCGCCGCATTACGCGGCGGCAGTGGCCTGCCGGCCGGCGCATCGTCCAATCCGGTGGTTCAGAGCATCCAGTTGTCGATCAACCGCGCCGATGTCGACATCGCGGCGCTGCGCACCCGCATCGCGGAAGGGGAGCGCAACGTCGCCGAACTCAAGAAGTTGGTCGACACCGCGCCGGAAGTCGAAGCCGAATACACCCGGCTCAACCGTGACTACGACGGAATGAAAGAACGTTACGCCGCGTTCGTCGATCGCGCCGAACGCGCGAAGATCGGTGACCAGGCCGAAGAAACCGACGCCGTGCGTTTCGAAGTGCTCGATCCGCCGGCCGCGAAGATCGAACCGGTCGCGCCGAATCGCCCGCTTCTGCTGGCCGGCGGATTGTTGTTCGGCCTCGCGTGCGGCGCGGCGCTGGCCGTGTTGTTGCACCAGCTGCGGCCGGTGTTCACGAGTAGCCGCCTTCTCAGTGAAGTGACCAACTTGCCGGTGCTGGGCGTCGTCAGCGAAACCTGGCTCGACAAACACCGCTCGAGCCGGCGTGCCGAACTCATCCGGTACTCGATCGCCTCGGGCGCGTTGCTGGTCGTCTTCCTGTTCATCCTGCGGTTCGGCAATACCATGATCCGCATGGTGCAGTGA